A single region of the Blattabacterium cuenoti genome encodes:
- the coaE gene encoding dephospho-CoA kinase (Dephospho-CoA kinase (CoaE) performs the final step in coenzyme A biosynthesis.) — protein sequence MLIGITGKMGSGKSLFSSFFKKKGVPIYYSDQRGKILMNKIKIIKKNIIKFFGKNSYKKEKINKTFLSKIVFKNPIALRLLCSIVHPWISIDFKNWKSSIQKKTLYIIKESAILFESESYKECDFIITITSPIEKMIERIIKRDNLSENQIIYRLKNQISNKKREKKSNMIIRNHLSTTYLHYKADKIHELLKNLYYYGKRR from the coding sequence ATGTTAATAGGAATCACTGGAAAAATGGGATCTGGAAAAAGTTTATTTTCTTCTTTTTTTAAAAAAAAAGGAGTCCCTATATATTACTCGGATCAAAGAGGTAAAATATTAATGAATAAAATAAAAATTATAAAGAAAAATATTATAAAATTTTTTGGTAAAAATTCTTATAAAAAAGAAAAAATAAATAAAACTTTTTTATCAAAAATCGTATTTAAAAATCCTATAGCATTAAGATTATTATGCTCTATTGTTCATCCATGGATTTCTATTGATTTTAAAAATTGGAAATCTTCAATACAAAAAAAAACTTTATACATAATCAAAGAATCTGCTATTTTATTTGAAAGTGAAAGTTATAAAGAATGTGATTTTATTATTACTATAACTTCTCCTATAGAAAAAATGATTGAAAGAATAATAAAAAGAGATAATTTAAGTGAAAATCAAATTATCTATCGTTTAAAAAATCAAATATCTAATAAAAAAAGAGAAAAAAAATCTAATATGATTATTAGAAACCATTTATCTACAACTTATCTTCATTATAAAGCAGATAAAATACATGAATTATTAAAAAATTTATATTATTATGGGAAAAGGAGATAA
- a CDS encoding 30S ribosomal protein THX, translating into MGKGDKKTRRGKIKNKTYGNLRPNPKNDRKKKKKIIRLSPP; encoded by the coding sequence ATGGGAAAAGGAGATAAAAAAACCAGAAGAGGAAAAATAAAAAATAAAACTTATGGAAATCTTCGTCCAAATCCAAAAAATGATAGAAAAAAGAAAAAAAAAATTATTCGTCTTTCTCCCCCGTAA
- a CDS encoding zinc metallopeptidase, producing the protein MTYYFILGTTFLLSVIVNIILKNKFRIYSKFYLHSNMSGKEIAEKMLTDHGIYDVNVLYTEGDLTDHYNPLNKTINLSEKVFYEKTAASASVAAHECGHALQHKLGYSLLSLRNHLIPIINFSSMFTNIAIISGLTIFYSSGGKDSFILKLGIGLFFLVVCFSFITLPIEFDASNRALNWMKNKNIVNYQEYNKAKESLNWAAMTYVISALGSLAQLIYFLSFLTGEKDE; encoded by the coding sequence ATGACTTACTATTTTATTTTGGGGACTACTTTTTTATTAAGTGTTATTGTGAATATTATATTAAAAAATAAATTCAGAATTTATTCCAAATTTTATTTACATTCTAATATGAGTGGAAAAGAAATAGCGGAAAAAATGCTAACAGATCATGGTATTTATGACGTAAATGTTCTTTATACTGAAGGAGATCTTACAGATCATTATAATCCTTTAAATAAAACAATCAATTTGAGCGAAAAAGTTTTTTATGAAAAAACAGCAGCTTCTGCTTCGGTAGCTGCACATGAGTGTGGACATGCATTACAACATAAATTAGGTTATAGTTTATTGAGTTTACGAAATCATTTGATTCCTATTATAAATTTTAGTTCTATGTTTACTAACATTGCTATCATATCTGGATTGACTATTTTTTACAGTTCAGGTGGAAAAGATTCTTTTATACTTAAATTAGGAATAGGATTATTTTTTTTAGTTGTTTGTTTTTCTTTTATTACGTTACCAATAGAATTTGACGCAAGTAATAGAGCTTTAAATTGGATGAAAAATAAAAATATAGTAAATTATCAAGAATATAATAAAGCAAAAGAATCTTTAAATTGGGCAGCTATGACTTATGTTATCTCTGCTTTAGGAAGTTTAGCACAATTAATATATTTTTTATCTTTTCTTACGGGGGAGAAAGACGAATAA
- a CDS encoding NAD(P)/FAD-dependent oxidoreductase, producing MNIPIINNLKRVVIIGAGFAGLQVAKKLRRDKFQVILIDKNNYHTFQPLLYQVATAGLEPDSIAHSIRNIIKKTKNFFFRLAYVHYINTEKQKIYTNIGDLSYDYLIIATGSVTNYFGNKNIEFFSLPMKSIPEALNLRSLILQDFESALLIKNDKERERLMTFVIVGGGPTGVELAGALAEMKKYILPHDYPDLNIQSMNIHLLQGTPRLLDGMSEKSAKQAYKNLKELGVIIWLNCLVKDYDGKIVFIEKNKKIESANVIWAAGVKGAIIKGFLKEDIKSNRILVNNYLKAIKYKNIFAIGDIAYMKSYPNGHPMTAQPAIQQGNYLAENFNSFQEEKKWIKPFIYKNLGSMATIGRNKAVCDFPFFKLKGFLAWIVWMFVHLVSLVGFRNRVIALTNWIIQYFHYNKSVRLIIRPFNRKNRKKKII from the coding sequence ATGAATATTCCAATAATAAACAATTTAAAAAGAGTCGTAATCATTGGCGCTGGATTTGCTGGATTACAAGTAGCAAAAAAATTGAGAAGAGATAAATTTCAGGTTATCCTCATCGATAAAAACAATTATCATACTTTTCAACCTTTATTATATCAAGTAGCAACAGCTGGATTAGAACCAGATTCTATAGCACATTCTATTAGAAATATTATAAAAAAAACAAAAAACTTTTTTTTTAGATTAGCTTATGTTCATTATATAAATACAGAAAAACAAAAAATATATACAAATATAGGAGATTTATCTTATGATTATTTAATTATAGCTACAGGATCTGTTACTAATTATTTTGGTAATAAAAATATTGAATTTTTTTCATTACCAATGAAATCTATCCCAGAAGCTTTAAATCTTAGAAGTCTAATTTTACAAGATTTTGAATCTGCTTTACTCATAAAAAATGATAAAGAAAGAGAAAGGCTTATGACTTTTGTTATTGTAGGTGGAGGGCCAACTGGAGTAGAACTTGCTGGAGCTTTAGCTGAAATGAAAAAATACATACTTCCACATGACTATCCAGATTTAAATATTCAATCTATGAATATTCATTTATTACAAGGGACTCCAAGACTATTAGATGGTATGTCAGAAAAATCAGCCAAACAAGCTTATAAAAATTTGAAAGAATTAGGTGTTATTATTTGGTTAAATTGTTTAGTTAAAGATTATGATGGAAAAATAGTTTTTATAGAAAAAAATAAAAAAATAGAATCCGCTAATGTTATATGGGCTGCAGGAGTAAAAGGAGCTATAATAAAAGGTTTTTTAAAAGAAGATATAAAAAGTAATAGAATTTTAGTAAACAATTATCTTAAAGCTATAAAATATAAAAATATTTTTGCTATTGGAGATATTGCTTATATGAAAAGCTATCCAAATGGACATCCTATGACAGCGCAACCTGCTATACAACAAGGTAATTATTTAGCAGAAAATTTTAATTCTTTTCAAGAAGAAAAAAAATGGATAAAACCTTTTATTTACAAAAATTTAGGTTCTATGGCAACTATAGGGAGAAATAAAGCAGTATGTGATTTTCCTTTTTTTAAATTAAAGGGTTTTTTAGCATGGATTGTTTGGATGTTTGTTCATTTAGTAAGTTTAGTTGGGTTTAGAAATAGAGTGATAGCCTTAACCAATTGGATTATTCAATATTTTCATTATAATAAAAGTGTACGTTTAATTATAAGACCATTTAATAGAAAAAATAGAAAAAAAAAGATCATTTAA
- a CDS encoding chorismate-binding protein, protein MIKKISIFSLYKKIIKNYWDHNNFVLFRRPNEKKVFFYSHYDSQGEKFFLIQDFDKNYTIKIKPKKIYFVEIKESLLDNNNNFTFFKNSSFLIFSYKYKNIIEKAIKNIKKGFFKKVVLSRSIKISFQNFSLKETFKKLIFSYPNAFISLWYDVDHGFWIGSSPELLMKCNKKEFKTSVLAGTIWGNYKWTKKEIKEHQIVIKYIIHLLKSYKGSIIIEKTKIEKIGHLKHLKTPISFSFLKEPDFYEILNRMHPTPSICGFPKKESLKFIQKHEEYKRNFYTGYIGIVDKKNMELYLNLRCARIKENKKEITLYAGSGITMNSNVNHEYIETENKIKNILSKLVFK, encoded by the coding sequence ATGATAAAAAAAATTAGTATTTTTTCCTTATATAAAAAAATTATAAAAAATTATTGGGATCATAATAATTTTGTTCTTTTTAGAAGACCTAATGAAAAAAAAGTTTTTTTTTATTCTCATTATGATTCTCAAGGAGAAAAATTTTTTTTAATTCAAGATTTTGATAAAAATTATACGATAAAAATAAAACCTAAAAAAATTTATTTTGTAGAAATAAAAGAATCTTTATTAGATAATAATAATAATTTTACTTTTTTCAAAAATTCTTCTTTTTTAATTTTTTCTTATAAATATAAAAATATAATAGAAAAAGCAATAAAAAATATTAAAAAAGGTTTTTTTAAAAAAGTAGTTTTATCACGATCTATAAAAATTTCTTTTCAAAATTTTTCTTTAAAAGAAACTTTTAAAAAGTTAATTTTTTCTTATCCTAATGCTTTTATTAGTCTTTGGTATGATGTTGATCATGGATTTTGGATAGGATCTTCTCCAGAATTATTAATGAAATGTAATAAAAAAGAATTTAAAACATCAGTTTTAGCAGGAACTATTTGGGGTAACTATAAATGGACCAAAAAAGAAATAAAAGAACATCAAATTGTAATAAAATATATTATTCATTTATTAAAATCTTATAAAGGATCCATTATTATAGAAAAAACTAAAATAGAGAAAATAGGTCATTTAAAACATTTAAAAACACCAATTTCTTTTTCTTTTTTAAAAGAACCTGATTTTTATGAAATTTTAAATCGGATGCATCCTACTCCTTCTATATGCGGATTCCCTAAAAAAGAATCTTTAAAATTTATTCAAAAACATGAAGAATATAAAAGGAACTTTTATACAGGATATATAGGAATTGTAGATAAAAAAAATATGGAATTATACCTTAATTTAAGGTGTGCAAGAATAAAAGAAAATAAGAAAGAAATAACATTATATGCAGGAAGTGGTATTACGATGAATAGTAATGTTAATCATGAATATATAGAAACAGAAAATAAAATAAAAAATATTCTTTCTAAATTGGTTTTTAAATGA
- a CDS encoding hotdog fold thioesterase: MKEKIQKLLNELNNLKKNTLISDMHIQFIYLSTKLDILTAKMPINNKMLQPFGYLHGGATMILSESVGSSLSFINIYKKKNINVFNIEISANHIHSIKKGILFSKAKMICKGNTLHVIKIHIYNEKKKIISFCKMTNIIISKKKYDKKN, encoded by the coding sequence ATGAAAGAAAAAATTCAAAAATTATTAAATGAATTAAATAATTTAAAAAAAAATACCTTGATAAGTGATATGCATATTCAATTTATTTATTTATCCACAAAATTAGATATTTTAACAGCAAAAATGCCTATCAATAATAAAATGTTACAGCCTTTTGGATATCTTCATGGAGGAGCTACAATGATTTTATCTGAAAGTGTAGGAAGTTCTTTATCTTTTATTAATATTTATAAAAAAAAAAATATAAATGTTTTTAATATTGAAATTTCTGCAAATCATATTCATAGTATAAAAAAAGGAATTTTATTTTCAAAGGCTAAAATGATTTGTAAGGGAAATACTTTACATGTTATTAAAATTCATATTTATAACGAAAAAAAAAAAATTATTAGTTTTTGCAAAATGACTAATATTATAATTTCAAAAAAAAAATATGATAAAAAAAATTAG
- a CDS encoding isopentenyl-diphosphate Delta-isomerase, giving the protein MKKKKINDDFIPLIGEKNKIIGFEKKEKIHTEGLFHSAVSVFIFNIKNDDLMLQKRSSKKYHSSMLWTNTCCSHPKKNESVLMAAHRCLIEEMGFDCFLKKKFCFTYYKFFNNGLIENELDHVFVGFYEKSPIINYKEVDNWKWISLNKLIKNIHINPNSYTIWLKIILKNYKNKLIKK; this is encoded by the coding sequence ATGAAAAAAAAAAAAATAAATGATGATTTTATTCCTTTAATTGGAGAAAAAAATAAAATTATTGGTTTTGAAAAAAAAGAAAAAATTCATACAGAAGGATTATTTCATAGCGCTGTATCTGTATTTATTTTTAATATAAAAAATGATGATTTAATGTTACAAAAAAGGTCTTCCAAAAAATATCATTCTTCTATGCTTTGGACTAATACATGTTGTAGCCATCCTAAAAAAAATGAATCTGTTTTAATGGCAGCACATCGTTGTTTAATAGAAGAAATGGGATTTGATTGTTTTTTAAAAAAAAAATTTTGTTTTACTTATTATAAATTTTTCAATAATGGATTAATAGAAAATGAATTAGATCATGTTTTTGTAGGATTTTACGAAAAATCTCCAATAATAAATTACAAAGAAGTAGACAATTGGAAATGGATTTCATTAAATAAGTTGATTAAAAATATTCATATTAATCCAAATTCTTATACAATTTGGTTAAAAATAATTCTAAAAAATTATAAAAATAAATTAATAAAAAAATAA
- a CDS encoding 6-pyruvoyl trahydropterin synthase family protein, whose protein sequence is MKATISRKGHFSAAHRLYNHHWDYKKNIEIFGKCAYLNYHGHNYEYIVSITGKIDPTTGFVLSLQKLKNILYDEIEELFDHKNINLDIKEFYSINPTAENIVIFIWNKINKRISSNLDLKITLYETVNNFVEYDGKK, encoded by the coding sequence ATGAAAGCAACTATAAGTAGAAAAGGACATTTTAGTGCTGCTCATCGACTTTATAATCATCATTGGGATTATAAAAAAAATATTGAAATATTTGGAAAATGTGCTTATTTAAACTATCATGGACATAATTATGAATATATTGTTAGTATTACAGGAAAAATAGATCCAACAACAGGATTTGTTTTAAGTTTGCAAAAATTAAAAAATATTCTTTATGACGAAATTGAAGAACTTTTTGATCATAAAAATATTAATTTAGATATAAAAGAATTTTACTCTATTAATCCTACTGCAGAAAATATTGTTATTTTCATATGGAATAAAATAAATAAAAGAATATCTTCTAATTTAGATTTAAAAATAACTTTATATGAAACAGTAAATAATTTTGTTGAATATGACGGGAAGAAATAA
- the gcvT gene encoding glycine cleavage system aminomethyltransferase GcvT codes for MTGRNNKNLIKTILYKNHLRLGAKMVDYSGFCMPLQYTSSLIEHMAVRNTSGIFDVSHMGKFILKGKSSMEMIQYLTTNDLSKIKIGQAQYSCFINNYGGIIDDLVIYKISEEKFLLIVNAINIEKNKKWINYYINKNIFSNIELIDFSKEYSLLAIQGPMSLFYIQKLTNIILHKIPFYHFDIGEFSGVKKVLISCTGYTGSKGIEIYIPNKYAEKIWNSILEIEKIIPCGIASRNSLRLEMGYRLYGKDISEKITPIEAGLSWIIEFKKKFLAKGILQKQKKEGKHKQFTSFIIEEKGKIPREGYPLIDENEIIIGSVTSGIFSPILKKGIGLGYLDNKKKKPVFISIRKKKVPIKIVKLPFYKK; via the coding sequence ATGACGGGAAGAAATAATAAAAATTTGATAAAAACAATTTTATATAAAAATCACTTACGTTTAGGGGCTAAAATGGTTGATTATTCTGGATTTTGCATGCCTCTTCAATATACTTCTTCTTTAATAGAACATATGGCTGTTAGAAATACATCCGGTATTTTTGATGTTAGTCATATGGGAAAATTTATTTTAAAAGGAAAATCTTCTATGGAGATGATTCAGTATTTAACCACAAATGATTTATCTAAAATAAAAATAGGACAAGCTCAATATTCTTGTTTTATTAATAATTATGGAGGAATTATAGATGATTTAGTTATTTATAAAATTTCAGAAGAAAAATTTTTACTTATAGTTAATGCAATTAATATTGAAAAAAATAAAAAATGGATCAATTATTATATAAATAAAAATATATTTTCTAATATAGAATTAATAGATTTTTCTAAAGAATATTCTCTTTTAGCTATACAAGGACCTATGTCTTTATTTTATATTCAAAAATTAACAAATATAATATTGCATAAAATTCCTTTTTATCATTTTGATATTGGTGAATTTTCAGGAGTAAAGAAAGTATTAATTTCTTGTACAGGTTATACTGGATCTAAAGGAATAGAAATTTATATACCTAATAAATATGCTGAAAAAATATGGAATTCTATATTAGAAATAGAAAAAATAATTCCTTGTGGAATAGCAAGTAGAAATTCATTGAGATTGGAAATGGGTTATCGTTTGTATGGAAAAGATATTTCTGAAAAAATAACTCCTATAGAAGCTGGATTATCTTGGATAATAGAATTTAAAAAAAAATTTCTTGCAAAAGGAATATTGCAAAAACAAAAAAAAGAAGGGAAACACAAACAATTTACATCTTTTATTATAGAAGAAAAAGGAAAAATACCAAGAGAAGGATATCCATTAATAGATGAAAATGAAATTATTATTGGAAGTGTAACTTCTGGTATTTTTTCTCCAATTCTAAAAAAAGGCATTGGATTAGGATATTTAGATAATAAAAAAAAAAAACCTGTATTTATTTCAATAAGAAAAAAAAAGGTACCTATAAAAATAGTAAAATTACCTTTTTATAAAAAATAA
- a CDS encoding MATE family efflux transporter, translated as MVGLLGKTALASVSLANAVFFIMIIFGLGITTAISSLIASTDAKGEYKKGAIILYHGLIINLFLSILMYGFIHIFFYILPYLGQPEEILNETISFLRIIAISFIPWMIFEVFRKFSEGLSLVYPSLIITWISALINLILNYMFINGSLGFPKLGIIGVAYATLISRIIMLIGIILLLYKYKKVHDYYNYLKYFFFKKKYIKKILKIGIPSGLHVLFEMSTFAISSFISGKCGIKVLAAHQIVISLVSSSFLLSTGLSVAATVRIGNNFALKNYSELRIIGKSIIFMGVIFMLICSFIFIYFRNEIPYMYIKNDDEVIRIAKKMIFIAGLFQLFDGLQGIILGALRGLQDVRIPMWISFFSYWIIALPTAWFLSIKIGGIGVWIGLGLGLFISSILLFIRYETITKRLINNKNTIIN; from the coding sequence ATGGTCGGTCTTTTAGGAAAAACAGCATTAGCTTCAGTTTCATTGGCTAATGCTGTTTTTTTTATTATGATTATTTTTGGATTGGGAATTACTACAGCTATATCTTCTTTGATTGCATCAACTGATGCAAAAGGGGAGTACAAAAAAGGTGCTATTATTTTATATCATGGATTAATAATAAACTTATTTTTATCCATATTAATGTATGGGTTTATACATATATTTTTTTATATTTTACCCTATTTAGGACAACCTGAAGAAATTTTAAATGAAACTATCTCTTTTTTGAGAATAATAGCTATTTCTTTTATTCCATGGATGATATTCGAAGTTTTTAGAAAATTTTCTGAAGGATTATCCCTAGTATATCCGAGTCTTATTATTACTTGGATTTCAGCTTTAATTAATTTAATATTAAATTATATGTTTATTAATGGAAGCTTAGGATTTCCTAAATTAGGAATAATAGGTGTCGCTTATGCAACTTTAATCTCTCGCATAATCATGTTAATAGGAATTATATTATTATTATATAAATATAAAAAAGTACATGATTATTACAATTATTTAAAATATTTTTTTTTTAAAAAAAAATATATAAAAAAAATACTAAAAATTGGTATTCCTTCTGGATTACATGTATTATTTGAAATGAGTACTTTTGCTATTTCTTCTTTTATATCAGGAAAATGTGGAATAAAAGTTTTAGCTGCTCACCAGATAGTTATTAGTTTAGTATCTTCTAGTTTTCTTCTTAGTACTGGTCTTTCTGTAGCAGCAACAGTAAGAATAGGAAATAATTTTGCTTTAAAAAATTATTCTGAATTAAGAATAATAGGAAAATCTATTATTTTTATGGGAGTTATTTTTATGCTTATTTGCAGTTTTATCTTTATTTATTTTAGAAATGAAATTCCTTATATGTATATAAAAAATGATGATGAAGTAATTCGTATAGCAAAAAAAATGATTTTTATTGCTGGATTATTTCAATTATTTGATGGTTTACAAGGAATTATCCTTGGAGCTTTAAGAGGATTACAAGATGTTCGCATACCTATGTGGATTAGTTTTTTTTCTTATTGGATTATTGCTTTACCTACAGCTTGGTTTTTATCTATTAAAATAGGAGGAATAGGAGTATGGATTGGTTTAGGGTTAGGCCTTTTTATATCATCTATATTACTTTTTATAAGATATGAAACTATAACTAAAAGACTTATAAATAATAAAAATACAATAATA